In Monodelphis domestica isolate mMonDom1 chromosome 1, mMonDom1.pri, whole genome shotgun sequence, the sequence TCTCCTAAGAGTCACACTTTTCACTAGCCAAACGTCTATTATTACTATATCTTGAACTATGATCCAGAAAGCTTAATTCCATTCTTCAGCACAATTTTCTTAGCCCGCTGTACACTCTTCATATTCTCGTTCCCCTTCTAAAAGTTTCAACTTTAAGTCAAATGAAAACACACTCATGTCCACAAGTCCTTCAGTTTCCTGCCCAATATACCATAATCCTTTGCAGGTTTCTTTCAGCATTGTCATTCCCTTCCACATGAATCACCAAAAGTAATTGAGGGGGAGAAAGTCTGATAGTCTTAAAAGGCTCACTgtcacccccacacacacacacacacattcacagtCCAGGAATAAAACACACCTCCCAAATGGTCATGTCTCCACATATAGACACACTCCCCAGTGTTAGTCTGGTTCTAATCACTGTGGGTGGTTTAAAATAATagcattccttttctttttaagagtATTCTTTAATTTTATCCTTCACTAATTCAGACTGGCTTTTGTCTGAATAAGTGAGCGCACAAGACTGGGAGTCAAATCTGTTCTAATGTTGGTTCTGCCACTAACTCACTCTCTActttctggacaagtcacttacctgatCTGGGTCTTAGTCTCCCAATTTGTTAAATTATGAGGTTGgggcaagatgatctctaagttccctcTGAGTATTAACTTTCTGTAAAATTTGAATTGAAAGGCAGAAACCTGCAAGGTTTAAAAATTTAACTCATATGTATCAAATAAtttctccaaattaaaaaaaagataaattattataatatagtgTAGTATTTTAGAGCTAAGTGAACACTTAGAGATATCTAGTCTAACCCCATTTTGTGGGTGAGAAAAACTAGTTTCCAGATAAGGTAACTGACTCATCTAAAAAGAAATAGCTAGTaaacagaagagaagaaaatttggaCCTAGATTGGTCTCTCACTGAAGTGGCCTTTCTTCTACAGGGATTATTTGTATTTTGACAAATcatattttattccctttgttAGCATAAAAACAAACTATCCTATAATAACTATAATTCTGGAATTCAAGTTTATGGATCACTTTGGAATTCTCTCTCAAAAAgtcaataaaatatgaaattactATTATCAAATCAGTAGCAGCACTGGATTTCTACATTATTTTAAGGCAATCAGGGTCCCAGTTAGCCTGTTAGTAAATACAAATTGATAGGATAGCTATATTGGGGTACTTTGTACCACAAGCTTACAAAATGTGCTACCAAGGGGAGGCAAAGGATTATGCCACAGAAGTGATAGATAGCTCACTTGGTCAAAAGAGAACATGAGAGAGTTACCAGTCATGGAAAATGATGTAGTTGGCAAAAGtgttcaaaaaaataataatttgtagtTGACTTGTTACAGCTTCTCCCAAAATAATGTTCACTGCTCTGTTTTTTTCTTGTAGCTACAGGGCCTGCAATATGGATTTTGATAACCAACTGAGCAACAATAGGAAACCTCAGTGGTCCTACCACACCTAGCAACAGAATGTGAATATCTTCCTTCTAGTGCCAGGTTCCATATAGCtaatggaaaaagagaagggcAGAGAATACAGGTGTAACTGGTCTTAAATACAATACAATAGAACACAGATTTATAACTGGAGGAGTTAGTGTGCAAAATAGCTCACCATAGGTCTACATGTATCATAGGAAAAAAGATATAGAAGGAAAAGGGCAGGATCCAAACTCTAGTTAGCCAGGCTCCTATAGTTTGGGGGCTGAGTTCTAGCTATATGTCAGTGGTGTGAGGGGCTAAGGAATGGGAAAGCACCCCCTGTACATAGTCCAGGGGCCTTTCCCCACTCCCACAAATGATTAACTTCTCAATTTGAATTCTGTAGTATTTAGAACCTCCTGAATACTAAGGAAGAATGTGATACAGCAATGGATAATGATACATTCTATATAGCTATTCACTTTATTATAGGATGGGATTTTCTATTAAAGTGATGTTTGAAATCTTATAATACAGTAAGGACAATTCAAAAGCAGCAATCTGAATTTACAGTTATAcgagtctccatttttttttctgcctcttacAACATGAAGAAAAATGGTCTCTAACAAAATATACTCAACTTCCAAATTGCAGgagcaatgaaaataacaaaatagtACACATGAATGGAACTGAAAACTGAGCTACAAGTTCACATATCCCCATTTAGAATATGGCTCTATTTGCCAGTCATTTACCTATTATACTACTTTCCCACCCACCCCTACCACCACAAAGCTCATTTTTTTAAGTGGGGGGAGAAGGCATTCTAATTTCTTCTTCAAACTGAATCCTCCCTTCTAATTCATCACAGGAGAAAACAGAGGGAAGGGAGTTTCAGATGTCTATAATACAGGAGATCTCTACGTAAAGAAGGCTCAGTTTTGTCTAAACTCTTCCAGTGAGATCAGATCATGGCATTGGTAAACACAGGGAAATAACCCTGCAGAGACAACCTGAGCCAACACTAGTAAAAACAGACAGCCCTTTGGATTTACCCTGAAATGTTATCCACTTTACACCCACTGGGCATGCCAAAAGGTAGTCAAAAGAATTCCCGACCTAGAATGATCAATTTACAGTTTGCATATACCCAAGCAGTATTTCCAGAAGGTAACAAATGCACATTGTTTCTAAGCACAAGAATAAACAAAACCAGTAGACCTTCAATTTCCTCAGgctctggaggaaaaaaagagaatttcaaaaAGCATTTGTTTCCAGCATATAATATGAAGACATTATAGAAGTCTATGAGGCAACATGGGAATTACAACTCTGTTCACAGTTAAAGACGGCAACATGGGACCTGAAAAGACCTTGGCCTCCAGAGTTTTAGACCGGCTTTCTCGCTTGGCCTCAAGGATATTTCGCTTTCTGACATTAACAGAAGGTCTTAACTCATTTCTGATTTTGACTTTACCATTCTGCATTCCCTGTTTTTCCATAAGTCGCAATGTAGCAAGATGGCTAAACTTTCTGGAATTAACTGAATTAGAACTGGATGCCAAATCTTTCTCCGGCAGAAAGGACCAGTGCAAACAGCATCGTTCAGGATCAGGAAACAAAGTCCTTGTAATTTGTGGAGAAAGAGAAGGTACATCATTTAACTTCAGATGCTTGTCCATGGAACCCCTTATTGTTTCAGCGATTCTCTTTTCACTTTTGTGATCAAAGGTCTTGTTCCCATAAATACAGGGAACAGTCTCAACTTTATCTGAGCTAGGCAGTTTCTCGTCAGACTGAGTGAAAATGCCTTTACTCTTCTTTGTAATGTTATCTAGGTTATTTTTGGAAGATGCTTTGAGGGGAGGCAGAACTAAAAGAGACTTGGAAGTCAGAGACTCCAAAGGACTGTTATCTTTGTCTGGATGGATACAAGCACTTTCTGGCTTTTTGAAATCCTTGAAACTGTCTGGTGCAAACCACTTCTCTGGGTGCCAAACAAACTCCTTGACTTGTAGGCTTTTCCGTTCCCCCTGATTAGGGGATGGGAAGTAgattttgttggtttccttggtTGGACTTTCTGCACAGTTGGCTACATCCTGGCTTGAGGTgatgatttcttccttttctgtcatcaCAATGACTGGTGAGCTGGATTGCAGTTTCATCTCAGGCTTGGCTGGATCACCAAAAGTCTTATGCTCAGGCACCATGTTTTTGTCAACGACTTGTAACAtatttaaacaaagcaaacatttGCTGACACATTCTCCTGCCCTtggttttttgcatttctttcttgGCCAAATGCAGGCAGTTGGAGAAGCCATACCCCAGCCTTGTACCTGAAAGCAAAACAGGATGTTAATCTACAGAGTAGACCTGAAGGGACAGTAAAAGACTATAGTCAGGCAGTCCTTGACTTACAAATGGCCCAGACACTCTGACAGCCATCCCTATCCTAACTGCTACTTCCATGAGAGCCCTTGGGGGGAAAAATAATTTAGAGCTTTCAGAAAATAAGTGAattcagaagaggaagaagggaagaatgtgTGAAAATTAGGAACAATTTAGATGAACTTCCAGACTTCCAGGTCAGACTGCCCTATCTGTGTTAGCTATTGTTATCTGTTCCTTTTCCCACCAATGGCTTCCTAAAATTTTCATTTCGTCCCATTAACTGACTAAAATTTTACTGATGAAAGAATCCTTGTTTTAACAagcattctcttttttcccctaagcaaaggtatttattaaaatagaaaaaaaaacagatattaACTAGACATTAAAACACCTAATTCCCAAAGTTTACACATGTCTCCTGAGGGAGGCTTATCTTATTTTCCAGGTAAATGCTCTGGAGCTCACCAAAATAATAGGAAGGAGATTAAAAAGGAAGTTGCTAGATCAACTCAGTGCAAGTATAGAGATGCTGAGCTTCTCTTTATGAAAACAAGATGTTCACTGAAACCCCTGGTAGGCTCTGAGCATGCTGGGTTCTCAACACAAGAACCAGAGAAGAATGATCattttctgaaaaatgaaaatatattgggAGGGTCATCCATTCACACTTTATATTACACATAGTTCAACTGAGATTGCTTTCTTCTTAACATATTGCTATGACCAACTGCATTGAGGTAATAGGACTTTTgatgagaagaaaagggaaagcaaGTAATTTTGGAATATGAAAAactttaaagggaaagaaagaccTGAGTGGAAAGTATGGGCAGCCTGAGTGTTCCAGGGTCATGAGGAAAGGGACACTAGATGGTGAGAATGTGATATAGACAGTAAAATGGAAGGGTACTAAAGATAACTTTACCATAAAAATTTCTCTTCATACTGggtatctatatacatacatgtttttgatatatgaatatatgatatttaaaaggaaaatcagtcattttttttttagcaaatctCTATTATGGCCCCACAGAGAATGCTAATAACTGGTGCTCTGAATTATTTCTCAATCTTGTTTTTGAAACAATGCAAAGTTTATCTAGTTGTTCTAAAGTATTATAGAACTTCAACATATTAGCTCCCCAAACTTGATTTTAATTCAAATAAGtgcttaaaatatattcattctaAATAGCATGTTAAGATATTTCAActtcaaagaaatataaatttgctTTTCTAGAGTTTAGAAACTTTCTAACACTGTTCCAAAAAGCACCACTCTCAATTGGAAGTGctacctcagttttttcactcAAGAGATTTCAATTTAACTTTGCAGAGAAGTATAAACAATTAGATAGAAGACTGATAAAATGCTAAACAAATGACCTTGTGTCTCATAGATTTACAGTTGGAAGGGGCCTTGCATATTATTTGAGTCCAATCACTacttttatagaggaggaaaaagaggatgtgCCTAAGGAAAAAAGCTGCTAAGTAGCagttaggattcaaattcaggtgaAATCAGCACTCATTACTAAACTATGATGCTTTTCTAGTACAAGGTATATATAAAGTATTAGTGTCAAGTTAAATTTTAATGACCATGAACATACATTTGACAGAAATAATGTATAAGTTAATGGAACAACAATCTatattttagcacaatagtttaGATATCTAAGTTTCAAATGTTTAGTTTTTATA encodes:
- the C1H16orf46 gene encoding uncharacterized protein C16orf46 homolog isoform X2 encodes the protein MASPTACIWPRKKCKKPRAGECVSKCLLCLNMLQVVDKNMVPEHKTFGDPAKPEMKLQSSSPVIVMTEKEEIITSSQDVANCAESPTKETNKIYFPSPNQGERKSLQVKEFVWHPEKWFAPDSFKDFKKPESACIHPDKDNSPLESLTSKSLLVLPPLKASSKNNLDNITKKSKGIFTQSDEKLPSSDKVETVPCIYGNKTFDHKSEKRIAETIRGSMDKHLKLNDVPSLSPQITRTLFPDPERCCLHWSFLPEKDLASSSNSVNSRKFSHLATLRLMEKQGMQNGKVKIRNELRPSVNVRKRNILEAKRESRSKTLEAKVFSGPMLPSLTVNRVVIPMLPHRLL
- the C1H16orf46 gene encoding uncharacterized protein C16orf46 homolog isoform X1 produces the protein MMNFFQKNKMDLSNSSEIYKIEESQFKCTYPDERREKNHVYCLLDISDNTLEQEQNVRSKEFFIGTGWEEAVQGWGMASPTACIWPRKKCKKPRAGECVSKCLLCLNMLQVVDKNMVPEHKTFGDPAKPEMKLQSSSPVIVMTEKEEIITSSQDVANCAESPTKETNKIYFPSPNQGERKSLQVKEFVWHPEKWFAPDSFKDFKKPESACIHPDKDNSPLESLTSKSLLVLPPLKASSKNNLDNITKKSKGIFTQSDEKLPSSDKVETVPCIYGNKTFDHKSEKRIAETIRGSMDKHLKLNDVPSLSPQITRTLFPDPERCCLHWSFLPEKDLASSSNSVNSRKFSHLATLRLMEKQGMQNGKVKIRNELRPSVNVRKRNILEAKRESRSKTLEAKVFSGPMLPSLTVNRVVIPMLPHRLL